From Thermoleophilum album:
CCGCCCCGAGCCCTTGTACTCGGCGATCGAGATCGACGGGAACCCGCGCTCGAGCAGTTCCTTGCGGATCGGCTCGAACGCTTCGTGGCGGATGTACGCCTCGATCTTTTTCATCTCTGCGACCTCTCCCGATCTCAGGCCTGGGTTGGCTGCGGGCTTGGCTGCGGCGGCGATCCGAGGCGCGCGGCCACGGCGTCGCCCGCGAGCCCGCTCTCGATCTCGGGAGTCGGGATGAACTGCTCGGGGTAGCCGTACATCCCGGTCTCGGAGATGTCGAGACCGGCGCGCTCCTGTTCAGGCGTCACGCGCAGGCCAACGGTCTTGTCGATGATCCAGAAGGCCACGTACGACGCCGCGAACACGCACACGAACGCCACCGCCACACCCAGCGCCTGGGCGCCGAGCTGGGTGAAGCTACCCGTGTACCAGAGCCCACCCTCGCCGACACCGTTGAGCTCGGCGAGCCGCGGCGCGGTGAAGATGCCACACGCGAGGGTGCCCCAGATGCCCGCCAGCCCGTGCGCCGAGAGCGCGCCGACGGGGTCGTCGAGCACCTTTTCGATCGCGAGCACGCCGACCACCACGATCACCCCGGCGACGGCGCCGATGATCGGTGCCGCCCAGTACTCGACGTACCCAGACGGCGCGGTGATCGCGACGAGGCCGGCGATCGCACCGTTGCCGGCCATACCGACGTCGACGTAGCGGCGGAGGAGGTAGATGGTGGCCACCGCCGCGACCACACCGGCGGCCGCCGCCAGGTTGGTGACGAGCGCCACCTCGGCGAAGCGGTTGCCGATAGCCCCGCCGGTCGAGCCGGGGTTGAAGCCGAACCAGCCGAGCCACAGGATCAGCACGCCGAGACCGACGAGCGGCATCGAGTGGCCCGGGATCGGACGCGGCTTGCCGTCGGGACCGTACTTGCCGATCCGCGGCCCGAGCAGCAAGAGGGCGGCGAAGCCACCGGTGGCGCCGATCAGGTGGACGACGGTGGAGCCGGCGAAGTCCTGCATACCGATGCTGGTCTGCAGCCAGCCGCCGCCGAAGATCCAGTGCGAGAGCACCGGGTAGATCACCGCCGCGAACGGGATCGCGTAGAGAACGTAGGCCGAGAACTTGATCCGTTCGAGCGTCGTTCCCCACACGATCGCCAGCGAGACGGCGCAGAAGGCGAACTGGAAGAAGAGGAACGCGGCCGGGCTGATCCCGAGCAGCTCGAGCAGCGGAATGTCCTTCGCTGCCTCGGCCGGGGTCGACGAAACGTCGAGGAACCAGCCCTTGGTGCCGGCGATCGCGCCGCTCCCGCCGAAGGCGAGCGCGAAACCGACCGCCCAGTAGGCGATCGACGCGATCGAGTAGTTAGTGAGGATCTTCGCGACGCCGAGACCGGCGTTCTTGGCTCGCGAGAAGCCGATCTCGAGTAGCGCGAAGCCCGCCTGCATGAACATCACCAGCACCGCCGCGAACAGCACCCAGAAGGTGTTGAGCGCGGAGACGCTGTCGTCGAGAGTGGGACCTTCGGCTGCGTGGGCGGCAGCCGGTACGGCGAGCGCCGCCACGAGCGCGGCCGGTAAGGCACGCACGATACGCGTCGTCATATTGAGTCGCCCTCCTTCGCCAGGACGCGACGGCCCCAGCCGCCGCTTCGCTTGTTTGCGCGACACGCCGGCGAAGCTACGGCCGCGGCGGGGCGGCTCGGTTGTCCGCGAGTATGAAGTTCCCGAGCGGCGGTTGGCCAGTTGGCAAGGGGGCGGGTGGACGCTTGGGCCGGGTGCCGTGAGCTGCGGCCGCGGCCGTCTCTAGCGCACCGTCTCTAGCGCACCGAAAGCGGGCGCACGCTCGGGTCGCCCGCCGCTACGACACGGTCGCGCCCGGCCGTCTTGGCGGCGTAGAGGGCCCGGTCGGCGGCGATCAAGAGCGACTCGGCGTCGGCGGCGTCGCGGTCGAAGGTGGCGACGCCGGCGCTCGTGGTGACCGAGATGCCGTCGGCGATCTCGCGCTCGCGCAGCAGCTCGCCGATGCGCTCGGCAAAGCGGCGTGCCGATGCCGCGCCCGCGCCTTGCAAAACGGCGATGAACTCCTCGCCGCCCATGCGCGCGACAAGGTCGCCCTGGCGCGACTCGGCGCGCAGCAGGCGAGCGAAGGCGCGCAGCGCCTCGTCACCGGCGTCATGGCCGTAGCGATCGTTGAGCCGCTTGAAGTGGTCGAGGTCGAAGATCACGAGGCTGAGCGGCAGGCGGCTCCGCCGCGCACGCTCGATGCGATCGGGAAGCTCTTCCTGGAGCCGGCGCCGGTTGGGCAGGCCGGTGAGCGGGTCAGTACGGGCGGCGCGGTCGAGCTCCTCGACGAGCGCCTCCGCGCGCTCGGTTATGCGGCGCGTGAACACGGCGACGAGCGTCACCACCGACACCGTCGTCCAGAAGTTGACGCCGGGGATCTGCACCGAGTCATTGAAGGTCATCGCGACGGCGAAGGTGACCGACACGAGCAGGCAGACGGCGACAACGTCGGCGCGGCTGCCGAAGTAGGCACTCGTGAACGCCGCGAAGATGTAGTAGAGCGGTACGGGCCCGAGCGGCTTGGCGAAAGCGATCACAACGCTCGTCATCACGACCGCGGCGTAGATCACGAGTGCCTTGACGAGCCAGCGAGGAAAGCGCCTGCCCAAAAACAGGGCAACGGCGATCGCGAGATCGACCCCTCCGCAGATCAAAAGGCCGGTGTGGTCGCTCGGGTCGGGGTCGGCGAGGCGCGTCGCCGCCCAGCTGACCAGCGCCGCGACGAACCAGCCGGCGGCGCCGATGCGCCGCAGAAGGTCGGTGTCACGCGTGTCGAGAGCTGCCTGCGGCGACGTCAGGCGGGACTCTTCCGAAGGTGCGGTCACAGACACGGGGTTCCTCGACTCGAGCAGGCAACCGCGCAGCTGAACGGCGGTACCGCTCCCAACCCTTGAATCGACCGACGGTTTCGGACTCCTTAACAGATCGTCTACGCCCTAGAACATCAGTGCAAGCTGGCGCGACTGGGCGACGAGCGTGCCGTCGGGAGTCCATAGCTCGCCGTCCTCTTCGACGAAGCCGTCGCGGGCGAGCCGCGAGCAAAACCGCGCCAAGGCCCAACCGTCGGTGGTTGGCTGCGGCTGGGCTCGGAAGTGGATCGTGAGGTCGACGGTCGGCATCGCTGCAGGACGTTCCAGAACCGGGAACGCAGCCGGGTACCAGGCGTCGGTCAGCGCCGCGACAAGCAGCCAATCGAGGGGGCGGTGGTCGGTGGTCCTGATCCAACCGCCTACGGTAGCCTCGTCGGCGCCGCTGAACGGAGCGGCTCCCCAAAGAGGCCGCAGCTCGAACTGCTCGCGGATCGGGATCGGCACGCTGGCTTTCAGCGGCGCAAGGTCGTCGGGCGGCGGCACGGCGGGTGCGCGAGCGTGGTCGAACTCGCCGGCCGCTTCCCACGGCGGCGAGAAAGCGGCGAGCGCCAGCGCGCAAGTAGCACCCCCTTGGTTGAGGCGCGCTGACAGCGTTGCGAGCGAACGCCCCCGTCGTTCGACGCGCGTCTCGATCCGCACTTCACCCTCGGCGGGAGCGCGCAAGTAGTGGACAGTGAGCGAGCGCGGTTGGCGTCCCGGTTCGCCGAGATGGTCGCTTAGCGCCCGCAAGAGGATCGCTGCGAGGTAGCCGCCGTTTGGGCCGCGCACGACCCAGAAGGCGTAGTCGAGCAGGGCGCGGTACTGACCCTCGCCGATCCGTTCGACCGCCGTCGCGCGGTCGAAAGTCGTGGTGCCCGCGGTGGTCATGCGATCGCCATGCCCCGCTCG
This genomic window contains:
- a CDS encoding acyl-CoA thioesterase → MTTAGTTTFDRATAVERIGEGQYRALLDYAFWVVRGPNGGYLAAILLRALSDHLGEPGRQPRSLTVHYLRAPAEGEVRIETRVERRGRSLATLSARLNQGGATCALALAAFSPPWEAAGEFDHARAPAVPPPDDLAPLKASVPIPIREQFELRPLWGAAPFSGADEATVGGWIRTTDHRPLDWLLVAALTDAWYPAAFPVLERPAAMPTVDLTIHFRAQPQPTTDGWALARFCSRLARDGFVEEDGELWTPDGTLVAQSRQLALMF
- a CDS encoding ammonium transporter, producing MTTRIVRALPAALVAALAVPAAAHAAEGPTLDDSVSALNTFWVLFAAVLVMFMQAGFALLEIGFSRAKNAGLGVAKILTNYSIASIAYWAVGFALAFGGSGAIAGTKGWFLDVSSTPAEAAKDIPLLELLGISPAAFLFFQFAFCAVSLAIVWGTTLERIKFSAYVLYAIPFAAVIYPVLSHWIFGGGWLQTSIGMQDFAGSTVVHLIGATGGFAALLLLGPRIGKYGPDGKPRPIPGHSMPLVGLGVLILWLGWFGFNPGSTGGAIGNRFAEVALVTNLAAAAGVVAAVATIYLLRRYVDVGMAGNGAIAGLVAITAPSGYVEYWAAPIIGAVAGVIVVVGVLAIEKVLDDPVGALSAHGLAGIWGTLACGIFTAPRLAELNGVGEGGLWYTGSFTQLGAQALGVAVAFVCVFAASYVAFWIIDKTVGLRVTPEQERAGLDISETGMYGYPEQFIPTPEIESGLAGDAVAARLGSPPQPSPQPTQA
- a CDS encoding GGDEF domain-containing protein; translation: MTAPSEESRLTSPQAALDTRDTDLLRRIGAAGWFVAALVSWAATRLADPDPSDHTGLLICGGVDLAIAVALFLGRRFPRWLVKALVIYAAVVMTSVVIAFAKPLGPVPLYYIFAAFTSAYFGSRADVVAVCLLVSVTFAVAMTFNDSVQIPGVNFWTTVSVVTLVAVFTRRITERAEALVEELDRAARTDPLTGLPNRRRLQEELPDRIERARRSRLPLSLVIFDLDHFKRLNDRYGHDAGDEALRAFARLLRAESRQGDLVARMGGEEFIAVLQGAGAASARRFAERIGELLREREIADGISVTTSAGVATFDRDAADAESLLIAADRALYAAKTAGRDRVVAAGDPSVRPLSVR